One genomic window of Salvia miltiorrhiza cultivar Shanhuang (shh) chromosome 4, IMPLAD_Smil_shh, whole genome shotgun sequence includes the following:
- the LOC131022435 gene encoding protein spotted leaf 11: MDAVKRRTVKTLVAKLTSVSEHTRTEAICELRLLSKNDADSRPLIADADAVPLIAESLYSPAVILQENAAAALLNLSISSKEHLISSRGVLDALSHALRHPAAPSVAQCAAATIFSLLSVESFRPIIGHKRDIIFGLVEIVRGQGSAARSIKDALRALFGVALYPLNRAQMVELGAVQALFSLVVKDGRVGLVEDATAVIAQVAGCEESWEVFRKVLGVEMLMDLLDNATGSSYRTKENAVAALLNLVQCGGEEVASDVRGKLEARVVEGIVDIAQGGTDKGKSKALALLKVLDATPTHSC, from the coding sequence ATGGACGCCGTGAAGCGGAGAACCGTGAAAACCCTAGTCGCGAAGCTCACCTCCGTCTCGGAGCACACCCGCACGGAGGCCATCTGCGAGCTCCGCCTCCTGTCGAAGAACGACGCCGACAGCCGCCCCCTCATCGCCGACGCCGACGCCGTGCCGCTGATCGCCGAGTCGCTCTACTCCCCCGCCGTGATCCTCCAGGAGAACGCCGCCGCGGCGCTGCTCAACCTCTCGATCTCCTCCAAGGAGCACCTGATCTCGTCGCGCGGCGTCCTCGACGCCCTCTCCCACGCGCTCCGCCACCCGGCGGCGCCGTCCGTGGCGCAGTGCGCCGCCGCGACGATCTTCAGCCTGCTGAGCGTGGAGTCGTTCCGGCCGATCATAGGGCACAAGCGCGACATCATCTTCGGGCTGGTGGAGATCGTGCGGGGGCAGGGATCGGCGGCGCGGTCGATCAAGGACGCGCTGCGGGCGCTCTTCGGGGTGGCGCTGTACCCGCTGAACCGGGCGCAGATGGTGGAGCTCGGGGCGGTGCAGGCGCTGTTCTCGCTGGTGGTGAAGGACGGCAGGGTGGGGCTGGTGGAGGACGCCACGGCGGTGATCGCGCAGGTGGCGGGCTGCGAGGAGAGCTGGGAGGTGTTCAGGAAGGTTTTGGGGGTGGAGATGCTGATGGATCTGTTGGACAATGCGACCGGATCGAGTTACCGGACCAAGGAGAACGCGGTGGCGGCGCTGCTGAATCTGGTGCAGTGTGGAGGGGAGGAGGTTGCGTCTGATGTGAGGGGGAAGTTGGAAGCGAGGGTGGTGGAGGGGATCGTCGATATTGCGCAGGGCGGGACCGACAAGGGCAAGAGCAAGGCGCTCGCGTTGTTGAAGGTTCTTGATGCCACACCCACACACTCTTGTTAA
- the LOC131022437 gene encoding uncharacterized protein LOC131022437, with translation MATFSGSILNFSGIKILANGAGYPNVPLLQIHKCDATGFSKFHQETGSASRRKLSFHGRAIPTPILCAAGRNYELDHNDDYHKEPFWLSTIQTVTWATRSLFLFLVEQPSQLRYIEWPSFQSTLKTAMLTLVLVALLIVALSSVDSALSYLLALFLRRKAWLWK, from the exons ATGGCAACATTTTCTGGGTCAATTCTGAATTTCTCAG GTATTAAAATCCTGGCAAATGGTGCTGGCTACCCTAATGTGCCATTGCTCCAGATTCACAAGTGCGATGCAACCGGATTTAGTAAATTTCACCAGGAGACTGGATCAGCATCGAGAAGG AAGCTGTCGTTTCATGGGCGTGCCATCCCAACGCCTATTTTATGTGCTGCAGGAAGAAACTATGAACTGGATCACAATGATGACTATCATAAAGAGCCTTTCTGGTTAAGCACGATCCAAACAGTCACCTG GGCCACTCGGAGCTTGTTTCTGTTTTTAGTTGAACAGCCAAGCCAGCTTAGATATATTGAATGGCCAAGTTTTCAGAGCACG CTGAAGACAGCAATGCTGACTCTTGTTCTTGTTGCCTTGCTCATCGTTGCACTGTCCTCGGTCGATTCTGCCTTGTCTTATCTGCTGGCTTTATTTTTGAGGAGAAAGGCATGGCTGTGGAAATAA
- the LOC131022436 gene encoding thioredoxin-like protein CITRX1, chloroplastic translates to MQTSIFSFYAPPPLQPPNSSPCSRKPNTLFFTSTFDSRPSTLSTQRLSRKLICKPPAGKYLSDDYLVKKLSAKEIQELVKGERNVPLIIDFYATWCGPCVLMAQELEMLAVEYENNAVIVKVDTDDEYEFSRDMQVRGLPTLYFISPDPKKDAIRTEGLIPIQMMRDILDNEM, encoded by the exons ATGCAAACTTCAATCTTTTCATTCTATGCTCCACCTCCACTTCAGCCTCCGAATTCCTCGCCTTGTTCGCGGAAGCCAAACACACTATTTTTCACCTCCACATTTGACAGCAGACCTTCCACCCTATCAACTCAAAGGCTCTCAAGAAAGCTTATCTGCAAACCCCCTGCAGGAAAATATCTCAGCGACGATTATCTTGTG AAAAAACTATCTGCAAAAGAAATCCAGGAGTTGGTGAAGGGAGAGAGGAATGTGCCACTGATTATTGATTTCTATGCCACATGGTGTGGACCTTGTGTCTTAATGGCACAAGAGCTTGAAATG CTCGCTGTTGAGTATGAAAACAATGCAGTGATCGTGAAGGTGGACACGGATGATGAATATGAATTTTCACGTGATATGCAG GTTAGAGGCTTGCCAACATTGTATTTCATCAGCCCTGACCCAAAGAAAGATGCTATTAGGACAGAAGGACTCATCCCTATACAAATGATGCGCGATATACTCGATAATGAAATGTGA